In a genomic window of Telopea speciosissima isolate NSW1024214 ecotype Mountain lineage chromosome 5, Tspe_v1, whole genome shotgun sequence:
- the LOC122663264 gene encoding uncharacterized protein LOC122663264, whose protein sequence is MGDLLSTPSASMSSSESYSAKNVSPSDTSPSTPSTIADDQNQEVSDHSNVSTSEENGDEEEDGECGFCLFMKGGGCRDEFIAWENCIEAAEKKEEDIVEKCFEVTGLLKKCMEAHSDYYEPVLKAEKAVEEEASKEMDQETSAKQ, encoded by the coding sequence ATGGGAGACCTTTTATCAACACCGTCAGCTTCAATGTCTTCGTCAGAATCCTATTCCGCAAAAAACGTATCCCCTTCCGATACAAGTCCTTCAACTCCTTCTACAATCGCAGATGATCAAAACCAAGAAGTTTCTGATCATTCGAATGTCTCCACAAGTGAAGAAAACGgtgacgaagaagaagatggggaatGTGGTTTCTGCTTGTTTATGAAGGGAGGTGGATGTAGGGATGAGTTTATAGCTTGGGAGAATTGCATTGAAGCAgcagaaaaaaaagaggaagatatTGTGGAGAAGTGTTTCGAGGTGACGGGTTTGTTGAAGAAGTGTATGGAGGCTCACTCTGATTACTATGAACCTGTACTTAAAGCAGAGAAGGCGGTAGAGGAAGAGGCGTCCAAGGAAATGGATCAAGAAACCTCTGCCAAACAATAA